One window of the Gordonia westfalica genome contains the following:
- a CDS encoding FAD-binding and (Fe-S)-binding domain-containing protein gives MDIRNELADLGIDADASPRRLAEYSYDASNYRIPPLAVAFPRSAREVATIVARCHDLGVPVIVRGGGTSMAGNAIGDGVVIDLSRHLDRVLSIDTETSSAVAGSGIVLTTLAAHAREATDGRLTFAPDPSSASRATLGGAIGNDACGNHSVRYGRTSDHVIELHLVTADGHLLTATRDGLYATDPGGRDAAARAAGIADELRGLASDNLAILRTELETIPRQVSGYHLARLLPENGFDVARALVGSEGTCAIVVSAKVRLVPVATSQLLLCVGYHSPADAARDVPAILPFAPSAIEGIDQKIVATMAARRGRDTVAGLPEGSAWLFIDVDSESAEAQREIDVPATAERLLDHLRGEGRMIDATVVDDPVRRKALWRVREDGAGLSSRLADPDDESVGGNYESWPGWEDAAVAPERLADYLDDFAELLDRHRLTGVMYGHFGAGCMHVRITFDLRTAEGRAVMEHFCTDAAELVVRHGGSLSGEHGDGRARSAFLPIMYSPGMMAAFARFKAIWDPAGTLNPGSIVDPPSITADLALADVPRRTWPTAFDLGHGHGDAPQGATELPLIDPFVHAVQGCIGVGRCRADTGGVMCPSYRATRDEKDSTRGRARVLQDMVRTASSVDEGWRSPEVAEALELCLSCKACSTDCPTGVDMATYKSEFFHHHYRRRLRPLSHYSLGWMPAWLSAAGAFAPLINRAMSSKLSALAALAGGIDPRRTMPAFSTRRSRKTHLDALTPVSPTSQIVLFVDSFTRAFRPQVATAAAEVLGATGEQVGCSAENCCGLTWISTGQLGKARRVLRRTAANLDDGTDRPIVVPEPSCAAALAKDLPELVATDSARRVAARVRSFASHLPTLLDAGWQPPPLPDEVTLQTHCHEYAVFGARTGTAALEALGVTVHSADGCCGVAGNFGFEKGHYEVSMAVAENGLAPALRDDPQRTVITDGFSCAMAVEHLATVDDGLADARGVRGVHLAELLTDTTSHRPTPEEPRRARS, from the coding sequence GTGGACATCAGAAACGAACTCGCCGACCTCGGCATCGACGCCGACGCCTCTCCGCGACGGCTGGCCGAGTACTCGTACGACGCCTCCAACTACCGCATCCCGCCACTGGCGGTGGCCTTCCCGCGATCCGCGCGCGAGGTCGCGACCATCGTGGCCCGATGTCACGACCTGGGAGTCCCGGTGATCGTGCGCGGCGGCGGAACGTCGATGGCGGGCAACGCGATCGGCGACGGCGTCGTCATCGACCTGTCCCGTCACCTCGACCGCGTGCTGTCGATCGATACCGAGACATCCAGCGCGGTGGCCGGTTCGGGCATCGTGCTCACCACTCTGGCGGCACATGCACGTGAGGCCACGGACGGCCGGCTCACCTTCGCGCCGGACCCCTCGTCGGCGTCGCGGGCGACCCTCGGCGGCGCGATCGGCAACGACGCCTGTGGCAATCACTCGGTTCGATACGGCCGTACCAGCGATCACGTGATCGAGCTCCACCTCGTCACCGCCGACGGACACCTGCTCACCGCAACCCGCGACGGGCTGTACGCCACCGATCCCGGCGGTCGTGACGCCGCGGCGCGTGCAGCCGGGATCGCCGACGAGCTCCGCGGGCTCGCGTCGGACAACCTGGCGATCCTTCGCACCGAACTCGAGACGATCCCTCGGCAGGTCTCGGGCTATCACCTCGCCCGACTGTTGCCGGAGAACGGTTTCGACGTCGCTCGTGCACTCGTCGGCAGCGAGGGAACGTGCGCGATCGTGGTGTCGGCCAAGGTGCGTCTCGTCCCCGTCGCGACGTCGCAGCTACTCCTCTGCGTCGGTTACCACTCCCCCGCCGATGCCGCCCGTGACGTCCCGGCGATCCTCCCGTTCGCGCCGTCGGCCATCGAGGGCATCGACCAGAAGATCGTCGCGACCATGGCGGCGCGCCGCGGCCGGGACACCGTCGCCGGACTTCCGGAGGGATCGGCGTGGCTGTTCATCGACGTCGACTCCGAAAGTGCCGAGGCCCAAAGGGAAATCGACGTTCCGGCGACCGCCGAACGGCTCCTCGATCACCTACGCGGCGAGGGCCGGATGATCGACGCCACGGTGGTCGACGACCCGGTACGACGCAAGGCCCTGTGGCGCGTCCGCGAGGACGGCGCCGGGCTTTCCTCACGTCTCGCCGACCCGGACGACGAGAGCGTCGGCGGGAACTACGAATCCTGGCCCGGCTGGGAGGACGCGGCGGTCGCCCCGGAGCGACTGGCCGACTACCTCGACGACTTCGCCGAGCTCCTCGACCGCCACCGCCTCACCGGGGTGATGTACGGCCACTTCGGCGCCGGCTGCATGCACGTCCGCATCACGTTCGACCTGCGCACCGCCGAGGGACGCGCGGTGATGGAACACTTCTGCACCGACGCCGCCGAACTCGTTGTCCGTCATGGCGGTTCGCTGTCCGGGGAACACGGGGACGGGCGCGCCCGCTCGGCGTTCCTCCCGATCATGTACTCACCCGGCATGATGGCGGCCTTCGCGCGGTTCAAGGCGATCTGGGACCCCGCGGGCACACTCAACCCCGGCAGCATCGTCGACCCGCCGTCGATCACCGCCGACCTCGCCCTCGCCGATGTTCCCCGCCGGACCTGGCCCACCGCGTTCGACCTCGGCCACGGTCACGGAGATGCGCCCCAGGGAGCCACCGAACTACCGCTCATCGACCCCTTCGTGCACGCCGTTCAGGGCTGCATCGGCGTCGGCCGGTGCCGCGCCGACACCGGCGGCGTGATGTGTCCGAGCTACCGGGCGACCCGCGACGAGAAGGACTCCACGCGTGGCCGGGCCCGCGTGCTCCAGGACATGGTGCGCACGGCGTCATCGGTCGACGAGGGCTGGCGCTCCCCCGAGGTCGCCGAGGCCCTCGAACTGTGCCTGTCCTGCAAGGCATGTTCGACGGACTGCCCGACCGGCGTCGACATGGCGACCTACAAGTCCGAGTTCTTCCACCACCACTACCGTCGCCGCCTCCGCCCGCTGTCGCATTACTCGCTCGGCTGGATGCCTGCCTGGCTGTCGGCCGCAGGCGCGTTCGCGCCGTTGATCAATCGCGCGATGTCGTCGAAGCTCAGTGCTCTCGCCGCACTCGCCGGCGGCATCGATCCGCGCCGCACGATGCCGGCGTTCTCGACGCGGCGCAGCCGCAAGACGCATCTCGACGCACTCACCCCGGTGTCCCCGACCTCGCAGATCGTTCTGTTCGTCGACTCGTTCACCCGCGCATTCCGCCCTCAGGTGGCCACGGCCGCCGCAGAGGTCCTGGGCGCCACGGGTGAACAGGTCGGCTGTTCCGCGGAGAACTGCTGCGGCCTCACCTGGATCTCCACCGGCCAGTTGGGCAAGGCCCGCAGAGTACTTCGACGCACTGCCGCGAATCTCGACGACGGCACCGACCGTCCCATCGTCGTGCCGGAGCCGAGTTGTGCTGCCGCACTGGCCAAGGACCTGCCCGAACTGGTCGCCACCGACAGTGCGCGTCGTGTGGCGGCACGAGTGCGCAGCTTCGCCTCCCACCTCCCCACCCTTCTCGACGCGGGTTGGCAACCGCCGCCCCTCCCCGACGAGGTGACCCTCCAGACCCACTGCCACGAGTACGCGGTCTTCGGCGCGCGCACCGGCACCGCCGCCCTCGAAGCGCTCGGCGTCACGGTGCACTCGGCCGACGGATGCTGCGGCGTGGCAGGTAACTTCGGCTTCGAGAAGGGACACTACGAGGTCAGCATGGCCGTCGCGGAGAACGGACTCGCACCGGCCCTGCGCGACGACCCGCAACGAACCGTCATCACCGACGGGTTCAGTTGCGCGATGGCCGTCGAACACCTCGCCACGGTCGACGACGGACTCGCCGACGCACGTGGGGTTCGCGGGGTCCACCTCGCCGAACTTCTCACCGACACAACATCACACCGACCGACCCCCGAAGAACCGAGGAGAGCCCGATCATGA
- a CDS encoding aspartate aminotransferase family protein, translated as MTAGVDSPTRTHQTASLSPALKQATPVVVDNALGSWIHGTDGRDYLDFTTGIGVTSTGHCHPHVVAAAQAQCAKVIHAQYTTVMHPPLLELTERLGAVLPLGLDSVFYANSGSEAVEAAIRLARMATARPNIIVFQGGFHGRTVAAASLTTAGTRFSAGFSPLMSGVHMAPFPYAFRYGWDTDTAVDFALRELDYLLQSRVAPNDTAAFLIEPVLGDGGYLPTPPRFLQGLRERADRHGILLILDEVQAGFGRTGKFWGHQHAEGLTPDIVITAKGLASGFPISAIAASTELMSKAWPGSQGGTYGGNAVAAAAAIATLEVIQNENLVENARERGEQMLAGLREVCAPFPGIGDVRGLGLMAGIEFITTDAAGNTVPDAAAAVAVQQATTTQGLLTLTCGPSANVVRLIPALVVTADEIDLGVARFQAAVSSVLL; from the coding sequence ATGACTGCCGGCGTTGACTCCCCCACCCGCACCCATCAGACGGCCTCGCTGAGCCCCGCGCTCAAGCAGGCGACGCCGGTGGTCGTCGACAATGCGCTGGGGTCCTGGATTCACGGCACCGACGGCCGGGACTACCTCGACTTCACCACCGGCATCGGCGTCACCAGCACCGGCCATTGCCACCCGCATGTGGTCGCGGCCGCGCAGGCCCAGTGCGCCAAGGTGATCCACGCGCAGTACACGACGGTCATGCATCCGCCGCTGCTCGAGCTGACCGAGCGTCTCGGCGCGGTCCTCCCGCTCGGCCTGGATTCCGTCTTCTACGCCAACTCGGGTTCGGAGGCCGTCGAGGCCGCGATCCGGCTCGCCCGGATGGCCACGGCCAGGCCGAACATCATCGTCTTCCAGGGCGGTTTCCACGGCCGCACAGTTGCCGCCGCGAGCCTCACCACCGCGGGCACCCGGTTCTCGGCCGGCTTCTCGCCGCTGATGAGCGGCGTCCACATGGCGCCGTTCCCCTACGCCTTCCGCTACGGCTGGGACACCGACACCGCCGTCGACTTCGCGCTGCGCGAGCTGGACTACCTCCTGCAGTCGCGCGTCGCCCCCAACGACACCGCCGCGTTCCTCATCGAGCCGGTCCTCGGCGACGGCGGCTACCTGCCGACCCCGCCCCGTTTCCTCCAGGGACTGCGCGAGCGCGCCGACCGCCACGGCATCCTGCTCATCCTCGACGAGGTCCAGGCCGGTTTCGGCCGCACCGGCAAGTTCTGGGGCCATCAGCACGCCGAGGGGTTGACCCCCGACATCGTCATCACCGCCAAGGGCCTGGCCTCCGGTTTCCCGATCTCGGCGATCGCCGCGTCGACCGAGCTGATGAGCAAGGCGTGGCCGGGCTCGCAGGGCGGAACCTACGGCGGCAACGCGGTGGCCGCCGCGGCCGCCATCGCGACCCTCGAGGTCATCCAGAACGAGAACCTCGTCGAGAACGCTCGCGAGCGCGGCGAGCAGATGCTCGCCGGACTCCGTGAGGTGTGTGCACCTTTCCCCGGCATCGGCGACGTCCGCGGCCTCGGCCTGATGGCCGGCATCGAGTTCATCACCACCGACGCGGCCGGCAACACCGTGCCCGACGCCGCTGCCGCCGTCGCGGTGCAGCAGGCCACCACGACCCAGGGGCTGTTGACGCTGACCTGTGGCCCGTCGGCCAACGTCGTCCGCCTCATTCCGGCCCTGGTCGTGACCGCCGACGAGATCGACCTCGGCGTCGCGCGGTTCCAGGCTGCGGTTTCCTCCGTGTTGCTTTAG
- a CDS encoding D-2-hydroxyacid dehydrogenase — protein MSTRRPVLALLGAPGVAPPPNLDELAELAEIRHCVADDLAQALPGADVLVLWDFFSRGLADNWGDKTAALRWVHVCAAGVDSLLFDELTASDVVVTNAHGVFDRPIAEFVLASILARDKRLHESMALQRDHVWKHRETVGTSRSSALVIGTGGIGRATAQLLRAVGMRVVGGGRTARDTDPDFGRVIPTTELADHVGDFDNVVTIAPLTPQTAGLIDARVLEAMKPGAHLINVGRGELVDEPALVDALRSGHLGAASLDVFATEPLPADSELWDLPGVAISAHMSGDALGWRYALAEQVLENLRRYVRLDAAAAGAELAEALVNVVDKERGYISVTR, from the coding sequence ATGAGCACCCGACGACCGGTCCTCGCGCTCCTCGGTGCCCCAGGTGTCGCGCCGCCGCCCAACCTCGATGAACTCGCCGAACTGGCCGAGATACGCCACTGCGTCGCAGACGATCTCGCACAAGCCCTCCCCGGTGCGGACGTACTGGTGTTGTGGGACTTCTTCTCTCGCGGACTCGCCGACAACTGGGGTGACAAGACCGCCGCGCTGCGGTGGGTGCACGTCTGCGCGGCGGGTGTCGATTCGTTGCTCTTCGACGAGCTCACCGCCTCCGACGTGGTGGTGACCAACGCGCACGGAGTCTTCGACCGGCCCATCGCGGAATTCGTCCTCGCCTCGATCCTCGCTCGCGACAAGCGTTTACACGAGTCGATGGCGCTGCAACGCGATCACGTCTGGAAGCACCGGGAGACCGTCGGGACATCGCGGAGTTCGGCACTCGTGATCGGCACCGGCGGGATCGGCCGCGCCACCGCGCAACTGCTCCGCGCGGTGGGGATGCGGGTCGTCGGCGGCGGGCGGACCGCACGGGACACCGACCCCGACTTCGGTCGGGTCATCCCCACCACCGAACTCGCCGATCATGTCGGCGACTTCGACAACGTCGTCACCATCGCACCGTTGACCCCGCAGACCGCCGGGTTGATCGACGCGCGGGTGCTCGAGGCGATGAAGCCGGGAGCACACCTGATCAACGTCGGGCGCGGGGAACTCGTCGACGAGCCGGCCCTCGTCGACGCACTGCGCTCCGGGCACCTGGGCGCGGCCTCGCTGGACGTGTTCGCCACCGAGCCGTTGCCGGCCGACAGCGAATTGTGGGACCTCCCCGGTGTCGCGATCTCGGCGCACATGAGCGGTGACGCCCTCGGCTGGCGCTACGCGCTGGCCGAGCAGGTCCTCGAGAACCTGCGCCGATATGTCCGCCTGGATGCGGCCGCTGCGGGTGCCGAGCTCGCCGAGGCGCTGGTCAACGTCGTCGACAAAGAGCGCGGCTACATATCGGTCACACGTTGA
- a CDS encoding orotate phosphoribosyltransferase: MSSSIPVSDDTPPEVDSEARARLAELVRELAVVHGKVTLSSGKEADYYVDLRRATLHHEASRLIGRLMRQLTADWDYGSVGGLTLGADPVATSIMHADGRDIDTFVVRKSAKTHGMQRRIEGPDIVGRDVLVVEDTSTTGASPSAAVEAVREIGGNVVGVATVVDRATGADAVITGLGVPYRSLLGLSDLGLA; encoded by the coding sequence ATGTCCTCGTCAATCCCGGTCTCCGACGACACGCCCCCCGAGGTCGATTCGGAGGCCCGGGCACGACTCGCCGAACTGGTCCGCGAGCTCGCCGTCGTGCACGGCAAGGTGACGTTGTCCTCCGGCAAGGAGGCCGACTACTACGTCGACCTGCGTCGCGCCACCCTGCATCACGAGGCGTCCCGGCTGATCGGCCGGTTGATGCGCCAGCTGACCGCCGACTGGGACTACGGCTCGGTGGGCGGACTGACCCTCGGTGCCGACCCCGTCGCGACGTCGATCATGCACGCCGACGGCCGCGACATCGACACCTTCGTGGTCCGCAAGTCCGCGAAGACCCACGGCATGCAGCGTCGCATCGAGGGTCCCGACATCGTCGGCCGCGACGTGCTCGTCGTCGAGGACACCAGCACCACCGGTGCCTCACCCTCGGCCGCGGTGGAAGCGGTACGCGAGATCGGCGGCAACGTCGTCGGCGTCGCCACCGTCGTCGACCGAGCAACCGGCGCCGATGCCGTCATCACCGGGCTCGGCGTGCCCTACCGCTCGCTGCTCGGGCTGAGCGATCTCGGCCTTGCCTGA